Within the Pseudomonas chlororaphis subsp. aurantiaca genome, the region CAGCCAATCCCGCTCGCTCAACTGCGGTGCCAGCTGGCGCATCGGGTAGAAACCGCAGAGCAGCCAGGCCGCGACGCCGTGATCGTCGCGAAAGGGCACGACAAAGCCCTCGCTGTTGCCGAACGCACGTTGCAGGCGCGGATGGTCGCCGAGGCCTTGGGTGAAGGTCAGCGACTGCGGGGCATTGCCGTTCAGGCTGTCCAGCCCGGTGCCCAGGACCTGGCCCTTGTGCCACAGCTGCGGTGCATCGGGGGCCTGATACAGGCCATGGATGTACCAGCCCTGTTCCTGGTCGTCGAGCAGCGCCAGGGCGAGGCAGGGGATATGCCAGTGCTGGGCCAGGGCATGGAGTTGCTCATGCAGCACCTCGGGCAGGCGGAAGAGGCTGCACAGGCGCAGTTGCTCGCTGATCTGCGCCGCGAACTGCTGGCAGTCCTGGCGTTGCTGCGCCTGCTGGCGCTCCAGCAGCAGGTCGCCGATATCCAGCAGGTGCAGGAGCCAGCCTTGGGTGGACGGTTGCACCCAGCCGCGCAGGTGCAGGGTTTGCCCGCCAGCACCCTGGAAGTCCAGGTCGAGCACATGCCCCTGCCAGTCGCCAGGGCTGCCTTCGACGCTCAGCGCGCTATGCGCCAGCAGGTAGTCCAGCAGCGGCGCCGGTCCCTCGGCGGACGGTGGCTGGGCCAGGGCGTGACGCAGCGGGCCGGTCATTTGCAGCACCTGGGCGTTGTGGTCCAGATGCACCAGCAGGCCGACCCCGGGCGTGGCCAGGGGTGGTGCGGGAGGAAGCGCCTGGGGCGTGGTGCGGCCGAGAAAACGCCCGAGGAGTTTTTCGCCCGAGCTCAAAATTGCAGACTCGACTGAGCGCTGAGGTTCGCGGGCAGGGCGGGCACGCTGCCCATGCCCGGCAGCACCAGGAAGGGGATGACCTGCCTGAGCTTGTCGGTGGAGTAGTGGACACGCACCGTGAGCAGGCCGCCCACGTAAGTCACGCTGGCATCGCTGGCGCTGTTGGCGTCGAAGTCGAAGGCCTGCGGAATCCAGGTCAGTTGCTCGCGCAAGGTGTCCTTCGCGCGTGCTATCAGGGCGGCGTCATAACCGGGCGTGGCGGGGTCCAGGGCGACGCTGCGCCGCACCGCTTCGGCAGTCGCCTTATTGAAGGACTGCACCATCAACAGCGGCACGCTGTAGCTGACC harbors:
- a CDS encoding TadE/TadG family type IV pilus assembly protein, which encodes MKVNLPGKQKGAVAIEFAMVFIIFFAVFYGLVSYSVPLLMVQSFNKATAEAVRRSVALDPATPGYDAALIARAKDTLREQLTWIPQAFDFDANSASDASVTYVGGLLTVRVHYSTDKLRQVIPFLVLPGMGSVPALPANLSAQSSLQF